The following coding sequences lie in one Candidatus Eremiobacterota bacterium genomic window:
- a CDS encoding COX15/CtaA family protein — MKLLLRLALAANAAALITLMLGSWTRINGAGLTCPDWPLCRGRLIPALGDGTIWEWSHRLLAFPVAALVLAVILVAWQQRRRSPFIAPATAVVAALFVTQVFLGAQTVRLANMPLSVALHWATAMALIASLSALAVFAAAFEEDARPNRRRTPGGGSYVVPIALGATAALAFATMFVGAYVSSSGAGLACLTIPGCAGNVVVYTSGQTVQMLHRFAAGTTLVVAAASLALVWTYATSARVRFTVLLGAALVAMQIVLGLLNVALRLPTGLREAHAVNAALVFLAFFVATAFAIFEAAPHSRSLPVADDSAQR, encoded by the coding sequence ATGAAACTGCTCCTGCGGCTCGCGCTTGCCGCGAACGCCGCTGCCCTAATCACCTTGATGCTGGGAAGCTGGACGAGGATCAACGGCGCTGGGCTCACCTGCCCGGACTGGCCGCTCTGCCGAGGCCGCCTCATCCCCGCACTGGGCGACGGCACGATCTGGGAATGGTCGCATCGCTTGTTGGCGTTTCCCGTAGCGGCGCTCGTCCTCGCAGTAATCTTGGTTGCTTGGCAGCAACGGCGCCGCTCCCCCTTCATCGCTCCGGCGACGGCGGTCGTTGCCGCGCTCTTCGTGACTCAAGTCTTTCTCGGAGCGCAGACGGTTCGGCTTGCCAATATGCCGCTCTCCGTCGCGTTGCACTGGGCCACGGCAATGGCGCTCATTGCGTCGCTCAGCGCGCTCGCCGTCTTTGCCGCCGCATTCGAAGAAGATGCGCGGCCAAACCGGCGCCGCACTCCTGGGGGCGGCTCGTACGTCGTGCCCATTGCGCTCGGCGCAACCGCCGCGCTTGCGTTTGCCACGATGTTCGTCGGTGCGTACGTGAGCTCGAGCGGCGCGGGCCTCGCTTGCCTAACGATTCCAGGCTGTGCCGGGAACGTCGTAGTTTATACGTCTGGGCAAACCGTGCAGATGCTGCATCGCTTCGCCGCCGGCACGACGCTCGTCGTCGCCGCAGCATCGCTCGCGCTCGTTTGGACGTACGCGACATCAGCCCGGGTTCGCTTCACCGTGCTGCTCGGTGCCGCGCTGGTCGCGATGCAAATCGTGCTCGGACTGCTCAACGTTGCATTGCGGTTGCCGACCGGTCTTCGTGAAGCGCACGCGGTCAATGCGGCGCTCGTCTTCCTCGCCTTCTTCGTCGCGACGGCGTTTGCCATTTTTGAGGCGGCCCCCCATAGCCGCTCGTTGCCAGTCGCCGATGATAGCGCGCAACGATGA
- a CDS encoding protoheme IX farnesyltransferase, with the protein MTPFARIRSFYELSKPRIIVLLLITTAASMIMAARGVPPWPLLGWTLLGGALAAASAGALNCVWDADIDRLMKRTQSRPIPTGRITPRDATIFAAICAAISFAIFYLLVDPLAAWLSLAGNCYYVVVYTMWLKRVTPLNIVVGGAAGSVPPLVGWAAVTHTIGAPALGLFALIFLWTPPHFWSLALMTETEYGKAKIPMFPNVYGKDRTKREIVYYSILLVAASLLLYPMHVMGAFYFAAAAVLGGLFVLDALRTLWEKTGTLQARKLFRYSLLYLALMCAVMVIDRIVS; encoded by the coding sequence ATGACGCCTTTCGCGCGAATTCGGAGTTTTTACGAACTGTCGAAGCCGCGAATTATCGTCTTGCTCTTGATCACGACCGCCGCTTCGATGATCATGGCCGCGCGCGGCGTTCCGCCATGGCCGCTGCTCGGGTGGACGTTGCTCGGGGGCGCCCTTGCCGCCGCTTCCGCAGGCGCGTTGAACTGCGTCTGGGATGCCGACATCGATCGCTTGATGAAACGAACGCAATCGCGGCCCATTCCCACCGGCCGGATCACGCCGCGTGACGCCACGATCTTTGCGGCCATCTGCGCGGCGATCTCGTTTGCAATTTTCTATCTCTTGGTCGATCCGCTTGCGGCCTGGCTATCGCTGGCGGGAAATTGCTATTACGTCGTCGTTTACACGATGTGGCTCAAGCGCGTGACGCCACTGAACATCGTCGTCGGCGGTGCGGCAGGGTCGGTGCCGCCGCTGGTCGGCTGGGCTGCTGTCACGCACACGATCGGCGCACCGGCGCTCGGGCTCTTTGCCCTCATCTTCCTCTGGACTCCGCCGCATTTTTGGTCGCTGGCACTGATGACCGAAACCGAGTACGGTAAAGCGAAGATTCCGATGTTTCCCAACGTTTACGGTAAGGATCGCACCAAGCGCGAGATCGTATACTACAGCATCTTGCTCGTCGCCGCGTCGCTGCTTCTCTACCCGATGCACGTTATGGGAGCGTTCTATTTTGCGGCCGCGGCGGTGCTGGGCGGTCTTTTCGTGCTCGATGCGCTGCGAACGCTTTGGGAAAAAACCGGCACACTGCAGGCGCGCAAACTCTTTCGCTACTCGCTTCTCTACCTCGCGCTGATGTGCGCGGTGATGGTGATCGACCGAATCGTCTCGTGA
- a CDS encoding MFS transporter — protein MNRLLVTLSLGVFAGALDLGVLSPALPALGRDFNVQVGDLAWVFTIYLLVTVLSIALASTLADRYGRRYVYLACLALFAAGSVLAIVAPNYSVFLTARAIQALGAGGIFPVATAAIADAVPPGRRGAALGIVAATWGLAAVVGPSIGGLITNFISWRWIFAANVPLAAVVFALALRDIPLRAPRQRDSLDVLGLALLCVGLLGLTDGLIAMRPIVGVIGAFVLAAFALWEGMIDAPIVPLELLRTPQLIKTYSLEILIGVLEGSLFFVPTVLIGAQGLSYAAAGFIAALGALTFVAIIPGSGRALDRIGSRNVLLAGAILTEIGLAIFALAFASLPLAVIAVVVAGAGFGALLGAPTRYIVTNETPANVRATAVGLLSQALIVGQIVGSSLAGALFALAHSETIGYRNAYLAFSGVAFLALVLAATLKPAGEERRRPFDDAPARAAAGAR, from the coding sequence GTGAACCGGCTGCTCGTAACGCTTTCGCTTGGCGTTTTTGCCGGTGCGCTCGACCTTGGCGTGCTCTCGCCGGCATTGCCGGCTCTCGGCCGCGACTTCAACGTTCAGGTCGGCGATCTGGCGTGGGTTTTTACGATCTATCTGCTCGTCACGGTGCTGTCGATCGCGCTGGCAAGCACGCTGGCGGACCGGTACGGGCGGAGATACGTCTATCTTGCCTGCCTCGCACTTTTTGCGGCAGGGAGCGTCCTCGCGATCGTCGCGCCGAACTATAGCGTCTTCTTGACGGCGCGGGCGATTCAGGCGCTCGGCGCCGGCGGAATTTTTCCCGTAGCTACCGCCGCCATCGCCGATGCCGTTCCCCCCGGGCGGCGTGGCGCCGCGCTCGGCATCGTCGCCGCAACGTGGGGTCTGGCCGCCGTCGTCGGTCCGAGCATAGGCGGTCTCATCACTAACTTCATCTCATGGCGCTGGATCTTCGCTGCGAACGTGCCGCTGGCGGCCGTCGTCTTCGCGCTGGCCCTGCGCGACATTCCGCTTCGCGCGCCGCGCCAGCGCGATTCGCTCGACGTGCTGGGGCTCGCGCTTCTCTGCGTGGGGCTGCTCGGGCTTACCGACGGGTTGATCGCGATGCGTCCGATCGTTGGAGTGATCGGGGCTTTCGTTCTCGCGGCCTTCGCGCTATGGGAAGGCATGATTGACGCGCCCATCGTGCCGCTCGAGCTCTTGCGCACACCGCAGCTCATCAAAACGTATTCACTGGAGATCCTCATCGGCGTCTTGGAGGGCTCGCTCTTTTTTGTGCCGACGGTGTTGATCGGCGCGCAGGGGCTTTCGTATGCCGCTGCCGGCTTCATCGCTGCGCTCGGCGCGCTGACCTTCGTCGCGATCATTCCGGGCTCCGGACGCGCGCTCGATCGCATCGGCAGTCGCAACGTGCTGCTTGCCGGCGCGATCCTCACCGAGATCGGGCTTGCGATTTTCGCGCTCGCCTTTGCATCGTTGCCGCTCGCCGTCATTGCCGTCGTCGTCGCGGGCGCGGGTTTTGGCGCCTTGCTTGGCGCACCGACGCGCTACATCGTCACGAATGAAACGCCGGCGAACGTTCGTGCGACGGCGGTCGGCCTGTTGAGTCAGGCGCTTATCGTCGGCCAGATCGTGGGAAGCTCGCTGGCGGGCGCGCTTTTTGCACTCGCGCACAGCGAAACGATTGGCTACCGCAACGCCTACCTCGCCTTCTCCGGCGTCGCATTTCTCGCGCTCGTTCTCGCCGCGACGCTCAAACCCGCGGGAGAAGAACGCCGCCGCCCATTCGACGACGCGCCGGCTCGAGCAGCAGCCGGAGCGCGGTAG
- a CDS encoding heme-copper oxidase subunit III: MSVASLARDAHGEVDQLYIETRELRLQGFLLFLISDCVLFASFIFAYLYMRNSGQGWPPPGIQHLDVAFAAWNSVVLFGSGATMHYALENFKHGHWMRYMWFLLATIVLGAAFLGGQGYEYTHLIFGEHVTWAGSGIFGASFFTLTGMHGFHVFVGVCYLTTLLLQSAAGVYTRGRFFGITAGTLYWHFVDVIWVVLFSIFYLL, from the coding sequence ATGTCGGTCGCATCGCTGGCGCGCGACGCGCACGGGGAAGTCGACCAGCTCTACATCGAGACCCGTGAGCTGCGCCTGCAAGGCTTCCTGCTCTTCCTCATCAGCGACTGCGTGCTCTTCGCATCGTTCATTTTTGCCTATCTCTACATGCGCAATAGCGGCCAGGGCTGGCCGCCGCCGGGAATTCAGCACCTCGACGTTGCCTTCGCCGCCTGGAACTCGGTCGTGCTCTTCGGATCCGGGGCCACGATGCATTACGCGCTCGAGAACTTCAAGCACGGCCACTGGATGCGGTACATGTGGTTTCTGCTGGCGACGATCGTTTTGGGCGCCGCATTCCTCGGCGGCCAAGGCTATGAATACACGCATCTCATCTTCGGCGAGCACGTCACCTGGGCGGGCAGCGGCATCTTCGGCGCCTCGTTCTTCACCTTGACGGGCATGCACGGATTCCACGTCTTCGTCGGCGTCTGCTATCTGACCACCTTGCTGTTGCAGTCGGCCGCGGGCGTCTACACGCGCGGAAGATTCTTCGGGATCACCGCGGGGACGTTGTACTGGCACTTCGTCGACGTGATTTGGGTCGTCTTGTTTTCGATCTTCTATCTACTGTGA
- the ctaD gene encoding cytochrome c oxidase subunit I: MAVATVHQGGIAGHIHPEPQGFVKRYVFSLDHKIIGIQYIITAFVFFMLSGLLAEAIRTQLLNANGGFIAPDTYNEVYSVHGSAMVWLVIIPLLTGGFGNLVFPLQIGARDVAFPWLNMLSFWIFPVSGLMLFSSFLMGAPTAGWMEYPPVSLQGAAGTSMWCAAIFLVGVSSTMTGINFVVTILKMRAPGMTFTRMPLFCWGQFATAPLLMIATTALAAALAALFIERQFGVPFYDPTKGGSPVMWQHMFWFYSHPAVYIMVLPAFGIISEVLPTFSRKPIFGYKLIAFSSMAIALLGFMVWAHHMFTSGLAPFLQLPFMLLTFVIGVPTGIKIFSWTATLFGGKIHYTSSMLFALGFIALFTIGGITGIFLAAIPFDLHVHGTYFIVGHLHYVLVGGSMMAVFAGMYYWFPKMSGRLLNEKLGHWHFWLFFIGFNGTFIPMHWLGMLGMPREVATYDPQFEFWNRFESIASYLMAFSILLFFVNLLWSIRNGKRSGPNPWGARTLEWQIPSPPNYYNFKHIPTVYGLPYDFSQPLPYQGLDDELTDSPPVPAGTH, encoded by the coding sequence ATGGCAGTAGCAACGGTACATCAGGGCGGCATCGCCGGCCATATCCATCCGGAGCCTCAAGGCTTCGTCAAACGGTACGTCTTTTCGCTCGATCACAAGATTATCGGGATTCAGTACATCATTACGGCGTTCGTCTTCTTCATGCTCTCCGGGTTACTGGCCGAGGCGATACGGACGCAGCTCCTCAATGCAAACGGCGGCTTCATTGCACCGGATACCTACAATGAAGTCTATAGCGTGCACGGGAGCGCCATGGTATGGCTCGTCATCATTCCGTTGTTAACCGGCGGTTTCGGTAATCTCGTCTTTCCGCTGCAGATCGGCGCGCGCGACGTTGCCTTTCCCTGGCTGAACATGCTGAGCTTCTGGATCTTTCCGGTCTCGGGCCTGATGCTCTTTTCGTCCTTCTTGATGGGTGCGCCGACCGCCGGCTGGATGGAGTATCCGCCGGTCTCGTTACAAGGCGCCGCGGGGACGTCGATGTGGTGCGCCGCGATCTTTCTGGTGGGCGTGAGCTCGACCATGACCGGCATTAACTTCGTCGTGACGATCCTCAAGATGCGCGCGCCGGGAATGACCTTTACACGCATGCCGCTCTTTTGCTGGGGGCAGTTTGCGACCGCGCCGCTGCTGATGATCGCGACGACGGCGCTCGCGGCCGCACTCGCCGCCCTCTTTATCGAGCGTCAGTTCGGCGTGCCGTTCTACGATCCGACCAAAGGCGGTAGCCCGGTCATGTGGCAGCACATGTTCTGGTTCTACTCGCATCCGGCCGTCTACATTATGGTCTTACCGGCCTTCGGCATTATCTCCGAAGTGCTGCCCACGTTTTCGCGCAAGCCGATCTTCGGCTATAAGCTGATTGCATTTTCGTCGATGGCGATCGCGCTCTTGGGCTTTATGGTCTGGGCGCACCATATGTTCACGTCGGGTCTCGCGCCGTTCTTGCAGCTGCCGTTTATGCTTTTGACGTTCGTCATCGGCGTGCCGACCGGAATCAAGATCTTCTCCTGGACGGCAACGCTCTTCGGTGGAAAGATCCACTACACGTCGTCGATGCTCTTTGCGCTCGGGTTCATCGCACTCTTTACGATCGGCGGCATCACCGGCATCTTCTTGGCCGCAATACCCTTCGATCTGCACGTCCACGGCACGTACTTTATCGTCGGGCATCTCCACTACGTCCTGGTGGGCGGCAGCATGATGGCCGTGTTCGCGGGTATGTACTATTGGTTCCCAAAGATGTCGGGGCGCTTGCTGAACGAGAAGCTCGGGCACTGGCATTTCTGGCTCTTTTTCATCGGCTTCAACGGTACGTTCATCCCAATGCATTGGCTGGGAATGCTCGGTATGCCCCGTGAGGTCGCGACCTACGATCCGCAGTTCGAGTTTTGGAACCGCTTCGAATCGATTGCGTCCTATTTGATGGCGTTTTCGATCCTGCTCTTCTTCGTTAACCTGCTCTGGAGCATCCGTAACGGGAAGCGCTCGGGTCCCAATCCGTGGGGCGCGCGCACGCTGGAATGGCAGATTCCATCGCCGCCGAATTACTACAACTTCAAGCACATTCCGACGGTCTACGGCCTGCCATACGACTTCTCGCAGCCGCTTCCGTATCAAGGGCTCGACGACGAGCTCACCGACTCGCCGCCGGTGCCGGCCGGAACGCACTGA
- the coxB gene encoding cytochrome c oxidase subunit II has product MIAQRVELGRGFWAVTAILTLLSIAAIVFWSVFPLETYLPAAIVTARQVDHLFRFMAASGSALWIFVAGYLLYFAIAFRARATDPPDAIGLQIHDNHRLEFWWTVIPFLFVILLSVVSVRIWYEIMLEPQNGLVVEAIGHQFYFSFRYPQINGEVTDEMHLPLNEPVTLNLTSADVLHGFWVPAMRLKNDTVPGLVTTIKFTPRLPGRYPIICTQFCGVLHSEMDKQALVIEPKAAFDKWYKTWQQKNAHVSNALPAAGGVEISLANGNATAGKALFAQKCTACHKIAPFSQVLVGPGLAGVLHDPAHPNLVNGNPATPQNVASILQNGYTGSMGTMPSATANGLSPGDIANLVAYLETLK; this is encoded by the coding sequence GTGATAGCGCAACGCGTCGAGCTCGGCCGCGGCTTCTGGGCGGTTACGGCCATCTTAACGCTACTCTCCATCGCGGCAATCGTCTTCTGGTCGGTCTTCCCGTTGGAAACCTATCTACCGGCCGCAATCGTGACGGCCCGGCAGGTCGATCATCTCTTCCGCTTCATGGCCGCGAGCGGCAGCGCGCTTTGGATATTTGTCGCAGGCTATCTGCTCTATTTCGCGATCGCCTTTCGAGCGCGGGCGACCGACCCGCCCGACGCCATCGGCCTGCAGATACACGACAATCACCGGCTCGAGTTCTGGTGGACGGTCATTCCGTTTCTCTTCGTCATCCTGTTGTCGGTCGTTAGCGTCCGCATCTGGTACGAAATCATGCTAGAACCGCAGAACGGCTTGGTCGTCGAGGCGATCGGTCATCAGTTCTACTTTTCGTTCCGCTACCCGCAGATCAACGGCGAAGTCACCGACGAGATGCACCTTCCGTTGAACGAGCCCGTCACGCTCAATCTGACCTCTGCCGACGTCCTTCACGGCTTCTGGGTACCGGCAATGCGACTCAAGAACGACACCGTTCCCGGCCTGGTGACGACGATCAAGTTCACTCCTCGCTTGCCCGGCCGGTACCCGATCATTTGCACGCAGTTCTGCGGCGTGCTGCACAGCGAGATGGACAAGCAAGCCCTTGTGATCGAGCCAAAAGCCGCCTTCGACAAGTGGTATAAGACGTGGCAGCAGAAGAACGCGCACGTCAGCAATGCACTCCCCGCCGCCGGCGGCGTTGAGATCTCCCTCGCGAACGGCAATGCTACGGCCGGTAAGGCGCTTTTCGCCCAGAAATGCACGGCCTGCCACAAAATCGCTCCGTTCAGCCAAGTGCTCGTGGGGCCCGGCTTGGCAGGCGTCCTGCACGACCCGGCACATCCCAACCTCGTGAACGGCAATCCCGCAACGCCGCAGAACGTTGCCTCAATTCTGCAGAATGGCTACACCGGCAGCATGGGTACGATGCCCAGTGCGACGGCGAACGGGCTTTCGCCCGGCGACATTGCGAACTTAGTGGCTTATTTGGAAACGCTAAAGTGA
- a CDS encoding N-acetylmannosamine-6-phosphate 2-epimerase, whose translation MTLLDSLRGGLIVSVQAWPGSALNDPGVIAAMARAAEESGAVAVRIAGEDHLRAVRPRVALPIVGLIKREYRGFEPYITPTLDEVRAVIDAGAEIVAFDATPRSRPHETSMRDIVTEIHSHGRLALADCATATDAVRAAHAGAEILATTLCGYTRETAGRTLPALELVAEFAALRHFTVCEGGVRSPADLRAALDAGADAVCVGSAITNVDWLVREFAGAADRIS comes from the coding sequence GTGACGCTCCTCGATTCGCTGCGCGGCGGCTTGATTGTCTCCGTTCAGGCGTGGCCGGGCTCGGCACTAAACGATCCCGGCGTAATTGCAGCGATGGCGCGCGCCGCCGAGGAGAGCGGCGCCGTTGCCGTTCGCATCGCGGGCGAGGATCATTTGCGAGCGGTGCGACCCCGAGTGGCGCTTCCCATCGTCGGCCTCATCAAGCGCGAGTACCGCGGCTTCGAACCATACATCACGCCGACTCTCGATGAGGTGCGTGCCGTTATCGATGCGGGCGCGGAGATCGTCGCGTTCGACGCAACCCCGCGGTCGCGGCCGCACGAAACCTCGATGCGCGATATCGTCACCGAAATTCACTCGCACGGACGTCTCGCGCTCGCCGATTGTGCGACCGCGACCGATGCAGTTCGCGCGGCTCACGCCGGGGCGGAGATCCTGGCGACGACGCTCTGCGGATATACGCGGGAAACCGCAGGGCGAACCCTTCCCGCACTCGAGCTCGTCGCCGAGTTCGCCGCGCTGCGACATTTTACGGTGTGTGAGGGCGGCGTTCGTTCTCCGGCGGATCTGCGCGCCGCGCTCGATGCCGGGGCCGACGCGGTCTGCGTGGGCAGCGCAATCACCAACGTTGACTGGCTCGTGCGTGAGTTTGCAGGGGCCGCCGATAGAATTTCTTAA
- a CDS encoding FAD-dependent oxidoreductase has protein sequence MACMSDFDVVVVGGGNAGCAAAIAAARHGARTLLVERYGFLGGTATAAMVGPWMTFHSGNERIVGGIAQEIVERLIHLGASPGHIRDSSDYVATITPFDPEVHKALLFEMTREAGVTLLLHAYFLDAMVESAAVVGATFATIGGTRTYRAAIVVDATADALVAASAGVPTQQGDERGRVQPATLLFRLSHVDLSKLARYVREHPGEIRTSLPVEERSPETLTAVAGLYSLWQAARDDGLVDVPREVVSFFISPYPDEVTVNMTRVIEIDPLDPDDLTRAEVESRLQAMQLFEFFRRRVPGFESARIAATGTQVGIRESRRIVGRYTLTRDDVLAGRKFDDAIARSAYPIDLHNPAGSGTKTERLPPGESYEIPYRCLVPVNREQLLVAGRCISTTHEALASTRLTPTVMTLGQGAGTAAALACARGIAPADIDVSELRAQLAGDGVFL, from the coding sequence ATGGCCTGCATGAGCGACTTCGACGTAGTGGTCGTCGGCGGCGGTAATGCCGGATGTGCCGCCGCGATCGCGGCGGCGCGGCACGGCGCGCGCACGCTGCTGGTGGAGCGCTACGGCTTTCTCGGCGGTACGGCAACCGCCGCGATGGTCGGTCCCTGGATGACGTTTCATTCCGGTAACGAGCGCATCGTCGGCGGGATCGCACAGGAGATCGTCGAGCGGTTGATCCACCTGGGCGCCTCGCCGGGTCATATTCGCGATTCTTCCGACTACGTCGCGACGATCACGCCGTTCGATCCGGAGGTTCACAAAGCGCTGCTCTTCGAGATGACTCGCGAAGCCGGCGTCACCTTGCTGCTACATGCATATTTCTTGGACGCCATGGTCGAGAGCGCGGCCGTCGTCGGCGCCACGTTTGCAACGATCGGCGGGACGCGCACGTATCGCGCAGCGATCGTTGTGGACGCAACCGCAGATGCGCTCGTCGCCGCATCGGCGGGTGTGCCGACGCAGCAAGGCGACGAACGCGGCCGCGTTCAACCGGCGACCTTGCTCTTTCGATTGAGTCATGTTGATCTTTCCAAGCTCGCGCGTTACGTGCGTGAGCATCCCGGCGAGATACGCACGTCGTTGCCCGTCGAAGAGCGCTCGCCCGAGACGCTCACCGCGGTCGCCGGACTCTATTCGCTCTGGCAAGCGGCGCGTGACGACGGGCTCGTCGATGTGCCGCGCGAAGTCGTTTCGTTCTTTATTTCGCCGTATCCCGACGAAGTGACGGTCAATATGACGCGCGTCATCGAGATCGATCCGCTCGATCCCGACGATTTGACTCGCGCCGAAGTGGAATCACGCCTGCAAGCAATGCAGCTCTTCGAGTTCTTTCGCCGGCGCGTGCCGGGATTCGAGTCGGCTCGAATCGCGGCGACCGGCACGCAAGTGGGCATACGCGAGTCGCGGCGAATCGTCGGCCGGTATACGCTCACGCGTGACGATGTGCTGGCGGGGCGTAAGTTCGACGACGCGATCGCACGCAGCGCCTATCCGATCGACTTGCACAATCCCGCCGGCAGCGGAACGAAAACCGAACGTCTGCCGCCCGGCGAAAGCTATGAGATTCCTTATCGCTGCCTGGTGCCGGTCAATCGCGAACAGTTGCTCGTGGCCGGACGCTGCATTTCGACGACCCACGAGGCGCTGGCTTCGACGCGTCTCACGCCCACGGTCATGACACTCGGCCAGGGCGCCGGGACGGCGGCGGCGCTGGCGTGCGCGCGCGGCATTGCTCCCGCCGATATCGACGTGAGCGAGCTTCGAGCGCAGCTCGCCGGCGACGGAGTTTTCCTGTGA
- a CDS encoding DUF4870 domain-containing protein, with product MAAHLSALVAVAGLPFGHVLGPLVVYLVKGHESEFVGEHARASLNYQITISIFAIVAAIVGVAATLSFAIPLSSSSDSTFTGFNVAALWIAFGVGVLLVLLASIVFIILGTLAASEGRPYHYPFAIRFLR from the coding sequence ATGGCAGCGCATTTGAGCGCGCTCGTTGCTGTCGCAGGGTTGCCCTTCGGTCACGTGCTCGGTCCGCTCGTCGTCTATTTGGTCAAAGGCCATGAATCGGAGTTCGTCGGCGAGCATGCGCGGGCGTCGCTGAACTATCAGATTACGATCTCCATTTTCGCCATCGTCGCCGCGATCGTGGGCGTCGCCGCGACGCTCAGCTTCGCCATTCCGTTAAGCTCGTCGTCCGATTCGACGTTTACCGGATTCAACGTTGCGGCGTTGTGGATTGCTTTCGGCGTCGGCGTCTTGCTCGTGCTCTTGGCATCGATCGTATTCATTATTCTCGGAACGCTCGCCGCAAGCGAAGGACGTCCGTACCACTACCCGTTCGCCATTCGCTTCTTGCGCTAA
- a CDS encoding amino acid permease, protein MMQRVKPLSRILAEGSDEKRGLKRSLGPWALTAMGIGAIIGTGIFVLTGVGSATRAGPALTISFVIAGIVSGLAALCYAEVSSKVPISGSAYTYTYATLGEFFAWIVGWALVLEYALGASTVSVGWSGYFTYILHTLHIWDIPQAWQHSHWDPTPGIANLPAAAIILAVTALLVKGTRESGNVNAIIVAVKVTIVLFFIAIGVGHIDPANYHLPAGPATGAGGFFPFGWGGVLGGAAFMFFAYIGFDAVSTTAEEAKNPGKDLPFGILMSLAVCTVLYIIVVIILNGMVPFNHLNVAYPVAFAVDSVGLAWAGIVISFGAIAGLTTVLLVMMFGQTRIFYAMSRDGLIPPLFVRLHPVWRTPWVSQIIFGLLIAAAGALFPIGVLGSLTNMGTFVAFVLVACSVPLLRNRHPELKGSFKIPFGPYVIPTLAALSALGMMYYLKFGNPVVWGFPIAWLGFLIWLTVGLLFYFAYGRHKSTVALEQVEHLAIRQPPVN, encoded by the coding sequence ATGATGCAACGCGTTAAACCTCTCTCGCGCATCCTGGCCGAGGGTAGCGACGAGAAGCGCGGTCTGAAACGATCGCTCGGTCCGTGGGCGCTGACGGCCATGGGAATCGGAGCAATTATCGGCACCGGCATTTTCGTGCTCACGGGGGTTGGCTCGGCGACGCGAGCCGGCCCGGCGCTGACCATCTCGTTCGTTATTGCCGGCATCGTGAGCGGACTTGCGGCGCTCTGTTATGCGGAAGTTTCGAGCAAGGTTCCGATTTCGGGAAGCGCCTACACCTACACATACGCGACGCTCGGCGAGTTCTTCGCATGGATCGTCGGCTGGGCGCTGGTGCTCGAGTACGCACTCGGCGCGTCGACGGTCAGCGTCGGCTGGTCAGGCTACTTCACCTACATTCTGCACACGCTCCATATCTGGGATATACCGCAAGCGTGGCAGCATAGCCACTGGGATCCCACGCCGGGTATTGCCAACCTTCCGGCCGCGGCAATCATCTTGGCCGTTACGGCATTGCTGGTCAAAGGCACGCGTGAATCCGGGAATGTCAACGCGATCATCGTGGCGGTCAAGGTCACGATCGTACTCTTCTTCATCGCCATCGGCGTCGGTCACATCGATCCGGCGAACTATCATTTGCCAGCCGGCCCGGCTACCGGCGCCGGTGGTTTCTTTCCGTTCGGCTGGGGAGGCGTACTTGGCGGGGCCGCCTTCATGTTCTTTGCCTACATCGGTTTCGACGCCGTCTCGACGACCGCTGAAGAGGCGAAGAATCCCGGCAAAGACTTGCCCTTCGGCATTCTCATGAGTTTGGCGGTCTGCACGGTCCTCTACATCATCGTCGTGATCATTCTCAATGGAATGGTGCCGTTCAATCACCTCAACGTCGCCTATCCAGTTGCCTTTGCGGTGGATAGCGTGGGTCTCGCGTGGGCCGGCATCGTCATCTCCTTTGGCGCGATCGCCGGGCTGACGACGGTACTGCTGGTCATGATGTTCGGTCAGACGCGGATCTTCTATGCAATGTCGCGCGATGGACTGATTCCGCCGCTCTTCGTTCGGCTTCATCCGGTTTGGCGGACGCCATGGGTCTCGCAGATCATCTTCGGCCTCTTGATCGCCGCCGCCGGCGCGCTCTTCCCCATTGGCGTTCTTGGATCGTTGACCAACATGGGAACGTTCGTCGCTTTCGTTCTCGTTGCGTGCTCGGTGCCGCTCCTGCGAAACCGTCACCCCGAACTCAAAGGCTCGTTTAAGATTCCCTTCGGTCCATACGTCATTCCAACGTTAGCGGCGCTCAGTGCGCTTGGAATGATGTACTATCTCAAGTTCGGTAACCCCGTTGTCTGGGGCTTCCCGATTGCATGGTTGGGCTTCCTCATCTGGCTGACCGTCGGCTTACTCTTCTATTTCGCATACGGCCGCCACAAGAGCACGGTTGCGCTCGAGCAGGTCGAGCATTTGGCCATTCGGCAACCGCCCGTGAATTAG